Proteins from one Embleya scabrispora genomic window:
- a CDS encoding ABC transporter substrate-binding protein, producing MSGRFTHRRLIASAATLIAGSMLLTACGDDGGDSALGKKDENAPFFKMLPPDVQKSGKITIGSEVAYAPIEFMKDGKAVGVDPELAAALAKQLGVKYDYKNSQFDSLITGITSKRFDIVMSAMTDKKERQGQGLSFVDYFRAGTSILVQKGNPQKITSLDDLCGKTVALQQATTNEDVAAAQSKKCQDSGKGAITIQKYEHDGEALLKLKSGAAAADLNDFPVAAYNAQTSGDGKDFEVTGDQIEAGLYGIGVGKDNTQLQQALKSALEALIKNGEYAKILANWKVEAGAVTDVTINGATS from the coding sequence ATGAGCGGTCGCTTCACCCACCGCCGTCTGATCGCGTCCGCCGCGACCCTGATCGCGGGATCCATGCTGTTGACCGCCTGTGGCGACGACGGCGGCGACAGCGCGCTCGGCAAGAAGGACGAGAACGCCCCGTTCTTCAAGATGCTGCCGCCCGACGTCCAGAAGTCCGGCAAGATCACGATCGGCTCCGAGGTCGCCTACGCGCCCATCGAGTTCATGAAGGACGGCAAGGCGGTCGGCGTCGACCCCGAGCTGGCCGCGGCGCTCGCCAAGCAGCTGGGCGTCAAGTACGACTACAAGAACTCGCAGTTCGACTCGCTGATCACCGGCATCACGTCCAAGCGCTTCGACATCGTGATGTCCGCGATGACGGACAAGAAGGAGCGCCAGGGCCAGGGCCTGTCGTTCGTCGACTACTTCCGCGCGGGCACCTCGATCCTGGTGCAGAAGGGCAACCCGCAGAAGATCACCTCGCTCGACGACCTGTGCGGGAAGACCGTCGCGCTCCAGCAGGCGACCACCAACGAGGACGTCGCCGCCGCCCAGTCCAAGAAGTGTCAGGACTCGGGCAAGGGCGCGATCACCATCCAGAAGTACGAGCACGACGGCGAGGCCCTGCTGAAGCTCAAGAGCGGCGCCGCCGCGGCCGACCTCAACGACTTCCCCGTCGCCGCGTACAACGCGCAGACCTCCGGCGACGGCAAGGACTTCGAGGTCACCGGCGACCAGATCGAGGCCGGCCTGTACGGCATCGGCGTCGGCAAGGACAACACGCAGCTCCAGCAGGCCCTGAAGTCGGCGCTGGAGGCGCTGATCAAGAACGGCGAGTACGCCAAGATCCTGGCCAACTGGAAGGTCGAGGCCGGGGCGGTCACCGACGTCACGATCAACGGCGCCACCTCCTGA
- a CDS encoding UbiA family prenyltransferase, with amino-acid sequence MSDTAAPSRPAPHPFARPFSRLRARRPAGTPDYPERAPVVGLLLACHPGPTVAVTALTTGLARAAGRDARGCVLVGAAVLAGQLSVGWCNDAVDAERDRAAGRGGKPVAGGLVGADRVARAARRALVVCVPLSYASGPAAGTAHLVGVGAAWAYDLGVKGTAGSWVPYAIGFGSLPAFVAFGLPGRPGPTWWIVTAAALLGCGAHLADALPDLADDRAAGVRGLPHRLGPTGIRALTPLPLLAATALLAYGRPDRAGRLALLGAGALAAAGALLGGRRPRIPFATSVAVAAIDVALLLRRGTGIARAGSRVVGRSSRQCA; translated from the coding sequence GTGAGTGACACCGCAGCGCCGAGCCGCCCCGCCCCGCACCCTTTCGCCCGCCCCTTCTCCCGCCTCCGCGCCCGCCGACCCGCGGGCACCCCCGATTACCCCGAACGGGCCCCCGTCGTCGGCCTCCTGCTCGCCTGCCACCCGGGTCCCACCGTCGCCGTCACCGCGCTGACCACCGGGCTCGCCCGCGCCGCCGGCCGGGACGCGCGCGGCTGCGTACTGGTCGGCGCGGCCGTGCTCGCCGGGCAGTTGTCGGTCGGCTGGTGCAACGACGCGGTGGATGCCGAGCGGGACCGGGCGGCGGGGCGCGGCGGCAAGCCGGTGGCGGGCGGCCTGGTCGGGGCCGATCGGGTGGCGCGCGCCGCCCGCCGTGCGCTCGTGGTGTGCGTTCCGCTGTCCTACGCGTCCGGTCCCGCGGCCGGCACCGCGCATCTGGTCGGGGTGGGGGCGGCCTGGGCGTACGACCTCGGGGTCAAGGGCACCGCCGGGTCGTGGGTGCCCTACGCGATCGGATTCGGCAGCCTGCCGGCGTTCGTCGCGTTCGGGCTGCCGGGTCGGCCCGGGCCCACCTGGTGGATCGTCACCGCCGCCGCGCTGCTCGGCTGCGGGGCGCATCTGGCGGACGCGCTGCCGGACCTGGCCGACGATCGGGCGGCGGGGGTGCGCGGCCTGCCGCACCGGCTCGGCCCGACCGGGATCCGGGCGCTCACCCCGCTGCCGCTCCTCGCCGCCACCGCGCTGCTCGCGTACGGCCGGCCGGATCGCGCGGGCCGACTCGCCCTGCTCGGCGCGGGCGCGCTCGCCGCGGCCGGCGCCCTGCTCGGCGGCCGGCGGCCCCGGATCCCCTTCGCGACCTCCGTGGCGGTCGCCGCGATCGACGTTGCGCTGCTGCTCCGCCGGGGTACCGGGATCGCACGGGCCGGTTCACGTGTCGTCGGACGATCATCACGCCAATGCGCGTAG
- a CDS encoding type III polyketide synthase, with the protein MTRIAAVRGALPPHRYPQAEITDTFAALCLPTGADRRVLDRVHASARVDTRHLALPLDHYAKLADFGAANDVWLEVAVDLAAEATESALGAAGFGARDVDLILFTTVTGLAVPSVDARLIGRLGLREDVKRLPVFGLGCVAGAAGIARLHDYLRDRPDQVAVLVSVELCSLTLQRDDASMANVVASALFGDGAAAVVVCGDDRRGAGAEPGRGHRDEPGRGPRVIAARSRMYPDSERVMGWDVGGSGFRIVLGADVPEMARTHLGGDVRDFLADHGLTTTDVTAWVCHPGGPRVLEAVAETLDLPAGTLDATWRSLAATGNLSSTSVLHVLRDTIAARPEPGTPGLMIAMGPGFCSELVLVEW; encoded by the coding sequence ATGACCCGCATCGCCGCCGTCCGTGGTGCACTGCCGCCGCACCGATACCCGCAGGCCGAGATCACCGACACGTTCGCGGCGCTGTGCCTGCCGACCGGCGCCGATCGGCGCGTACTCGACCGGGTGCACGCCAGTGCCCGGGTGGACACCCGCCATCTGGCGCTGCCGCTCGACCACTACGCCAAGTTGGCGGACTTCGGCGCGGCCAATGACGTCTGGCTGGAGGTCGCGGTCGACCTCGCCGCCGAGGCGACCGAGTCCGCGCTCGGCGCCGCCGGGTTCGGCGCGCGGGACGTGGACCTGATCCTGTTCACCACCGTGACCGGCCTGGCGGTGCCCTCCGTCGACGCGCGTCTGATCGGCCGGCTCGGGCTGCGTGAGGACGTCAAGCGGCTGCCGGTGTTCGGCCTGGGCTGCGTCGCGGGCGCGGCCGGGATCGCCCGGTTGCACGACTACCTGCGCGACCGGCCCGACCAGGTCGCGGTGTTGGTCTCGGTCGAGTTGTGCTCGCTCACCCTTCAGCGCGACGACGCGTCGATGGCCAACGTGGTGGCGAGCGCGCTGTTCGGCGACGGCGCGGCGGCGGTGGTGGTCTGCGGGGACGACCGACGCGGGGCGGGAGCCGAGCCGGGACGCGGCCACCGCGACGAGCCCGGGCGCGGCCCCAGGGTGATCGCCGCCCGCAGTCGGATGTATCCCGATTCGGAGCGGGTGATGGGCTGGGACGTGGGCGGCTCGGGCTTTCGGATCGTGCTCGGCGCCGACGTACCGGAGATGGCGCGCACCCATCTCGGCGGCGATGTCCGGGACTTCCTCGCCGACCACGGTCTGACCACGACCGACGTCACCGCGTGGGTGTGCCACCCCGGCGGCCCCCGGGTGCTGGAGGCGGTCGCCGAGACGCTGGACCTGCCCGCCGGCACCCTCGACGCGACCTGGCGGTCCCTGGCCGCGACCGGGAACCTGTCCTCGACATCGGTGCTGCACGTGTTGCGCGACACGATCGCCGCCCGGCCGGAACCCGGCACTCCCGGTCTGATGATCGCGATGGGGCCGGGCTTTTGCTCCGAACTCGTCCTGGTGGAGTGGTAG
- a CDS encoding isoprenylcysteine carboxyl methyltransferase family protein, with protein sequence MYWYFALVGLVALERLAELGVARRNLAWSLARGGVVSGRGHYPPMVVLHVGLLAACVLEVGLADRPFVPALGWTMVVLTVAAQALRWWCITALGPHWNTQVVVVPGVPLIRRGPYRLSWLRHPNYVAVAVEGAALPLVHGAWITALGFTGLNAALMVVRIRCESAALSAATA encoded by the coding sequence ATGTATTGGTATTTCGCCCTGGTCGGCCTGGTCGCCCTCGAACGGCTCGCGGAACTCGGAGTCGCCCGGCGCAATCTGGCCTGGAGCCTGGCCCGGGGCGGCGTGGTCAGCGGGCGGGGACACTATCCGCCGATGGTCGTGCTGCATGTCGGTCTGCTGGCCGCGTGCGTACTCGAAGTCGGCCTGGCGGACCGGCCGTTCGTACCCGCGCTCGGGTGGACCATGGTCGTGCTCACGGTGGCCGCGCAGGCGTTGCGCTGGTGGTGCATCACCGCACTCGGGCCGCATTGGAACACCCAGGTCGTGGTCGTGCCCGGGGTGCCGCTGATCAGGCGCGGGCCATATCGGCTGTCCTGGCTGCGCCACCCCAACTACGTCGCGGTGGCGGTCGAGGGCGCGGCGCTGCCGCTGGTGCACGGCGCCTGGATCACCGCGCTCGGCTTCACCGGCCTCAACGCCGCGCTGATGGTGGTGCGGATCCGCTGCGAGTCGGCCGCGTTGTCGGCGGCGACCGCGTGA
- a CDS encoding NAD(P)/FAD-dependent oxidoreductase, with protein sequence MIDLLVAGGGPAGLATAIHGALAGLRVVVVEPRPTPVDKACGEGLMPAGVAALAELGVTPAGRPLAGIRYVDTRHAVEARFRAGPGLGVRRTTLHAALYERALAVGVEHRTGRVAEVRQDAHTVTAAGLTARWLAAADGLHSPVRAALGPAPRDRRDRRYGLRRHYPVAPWTEFVEVHWSPRGEAYVTPVGPDLVGVAMLGPRGRTYADHLAAFPALRERLAGAAGGEVRGAGPLRQRVRSRVAGRVLLVGDAAGYTDALTGEGVALALASARALVAAVLAGRPERYETDWRRLSRRHRVLTEALLTARAHPRTARLIVPAAHRLPTAFTTIVNALA encoded by the coding sequence GTGATCGACCTGCTCGTCGCGGGAGGCGGGCCGGCGGGGCTGGCCACCGCGATCCACGGCGCGCTCGCGGGGCTGCGCGTGGTGGTGGTCGAACCGCGCCCGACGCCGGTGGACAAGGCGTGCGGTGAAGGGCTGATGCCGGCCGGGGTGGCCGCGCTCGCCGAGCTCGGAGTGACACCCGCCGGGCGGCCGTTGGCCGGAATCCGGTACGTGGACACCCGGCACGCGGTGGAGGCGCGGTTCCGGGCCGGGCCGGGGCTCGGCGTGCGCCGGACCACGCTGCACGCGGCGCTGTACGAACGGGCTCTGGCCGTCGGCGTGGAGCACCGGACCGGCCGCGTCGCCGAGGTCCGCCAGGACGCGCACACGGTGACCGCGGCCGGGCTGACCGCGCGCTGGCTCGCGGCGGCCGACGGGTTGCACTCGCCCGTGCGGGCCGCGCTCGGCCCGGCGCCGCGCGATCGGCGGGACCGGCGGTACGGGCTGCGCCGGCACTACCCGGTCGCGCCGTGGACCGAGTTCGTCGAGGTGCACTGGTCGCCGCGCGGCGAGGCGTACGTGACCCCGGTCGGCCCGGATCTGGTGGGCGTCGCCATGCTCGGCCCGCGCGGTCGCACCTACGCCGATCACCTCGCCGCGTTCCCGGCCCTGCGCGAACGGCTGGCGGGCGCGGCGGGCGGCGAGGTACGCGGCGCGGGACCGCTGCGACAGCGGGTGCGCAGCCGCGTCGCGGGCCGGGTGCTGCTCGTGGGCGACGCGGCCGGCTACACCGACGCGCTCACCGGCGAGGGCGTCGCCCTGGCCCTGGCCTCGGCCCGCGCCCTGGTCGCCGCCGTGCTGGCGGGCCGCCCCGAGCGCTACGAGACCGACTGGCGCCGCCTCTCCCGCCGCCACCGCGTACTCACCGAAGCCCTCCTCACCGCCCGCGCCCACCCCCGAACCGCCCGCCTGATCGTCCCCGCCGCCCACCGCCTCCCCACCGCCTTCACCACAATCGTGAACGCACTCGCCTGA
- a CDS encoding PLP-dependent aminotransferase family protein, translating to MSTPIADDPARWIGRDLHLEVSGAGGRRAGLIRAIREAIRSGRLAPDTPLPPYRSLAADLGIARNTVADAYAELVAEGWLTARQGSGTRVARRAEPLAAPRRRARVRPVAGNPAGPTYNLRQGQPDAASFPRTAWVASARRALNAAPSEAFGPGDPRGRPELRAALADYLARVRGVRTHPDRIVVCSGFAHALRLLFGGVLRGPAAVEAYGLAFHRSILAAASVRTVPLAIDEHGADTAGSTALTGARVAVLTPAHQFPTGGPLPPERRVAALDWARAGGGIVVEDDYDGEFRYDRRPVGAVQGMDPDRVIYVGSVSKSLSPAIRLGWMVLPGHLVEDVLAVKGQREAWAGVTDQLTLADFIEGGHYDRHIRRMRQRYRARRDHLVAALAEHAPHVSATGIAAGLHAVLRLPPGSEPATVAAAEREGLALDGLSVFRHPDTDSPVRDGLVVGYATPPDHAYPAAVTALCRALTAATG from the coding sequence ATGAGCACGCCGATCGCGGACGATCCGGCCCGGTGGATCGGGCGGGACCTGCATCTGGAGGTGTCCGGGGCGGGCGGGCGGCGGGCCGGGTTGATCCGGGCGATCCGCGAGGCGATCCGCAGCGGACGCCTGGCGCCGGACACGCCGTTGCCGCCGTATCGTTCGCTCGCGGCGGATCTGGGCATCGCGCGCAACACCGTCGCCGACGCGTACGCGGAACTGGTCGCCGAGGGCTGGTTGACCGCGCGGCAGGGGTCCGGGACGCGGGTGGCCCGGCGGGCCGAGCCGTTGGCCGCGCCGCGCCGGCGGGCCAGGGTGCGGCCGGTCGCCGGAAATCCGGCGGGGCCGACGTACAACCTGCGCCAGGGGCAGCCCGACGCGGCGTCCTTCCCGCGCACGGCGTGGGTGGCGTCGGCGCGGCGGGCGTTGAACGCGGCGCCGAGCGAGGCGTTCGGGCCCGGGGATCCGCGGGGGCGCCCGGAGTTGCGGGCCGCACTGGCGGACTACCTCGCGCGGGTGCGGGGAGTGCGTACACATCCGGACCGGATCGTGGTCTGCTCCGGGTTCGCGCATGCGTTGCGGCTGTTGTTCGGCGGGGTGTTGCGGGGGCCGGCCGCGGTGGAGGCGTACGGGCTGGCCTTCCATCGCTCCATCCTGGCGGCGGCGTCGGTGCGCACGGTGCCGCTGGCGATCGACGAGCACGGCGCCGACACGGCCGGGTCGACCGCGCTGACGGGGGCACGGGTGGCGGTGCTCACGCCGGCCCACCAGTTCCCCACCGGCGGGCCGCTGCCGCCCGAGCGTCGGGTCGCCGCGCTCGACTGGGCGCGGGCGGGCGGCGGGATCGTGGTGGAGGACGACTACGACGGGGAGTTCCGCTACGACCGGCGGCCGGTGGGCGCGGTCCAGGGCATGGATCCGGATCGGGTGATCTACGTCGGTTCGGTGAGCAAGAGCCTGTCCCCCGCGATCCGGCTCGGCTGGATGGTGTTGCCCGGGCATCTGGTCGAGGACGTGCTCGCGGTGAAGGGGCAGCGCGAGGCGTGGGCCGGGGTCACCGATCAGCTCACCCTCGCGGACTTCATCGAGGGGGGCCACTACGACCGGCACATCCGCCGGATGCGGCAGCGCTATCGGGCCCGCCGGGACCACCTGGTCGCGGCGCTGGCCGAACACGCGCCGCACGTGAGCGCGACGGGGATCGCCGCCGGCCTGCACGCGGTGTTGCGGCTGCCTCCGGGCAGCGAGCCGGCCACGGTCGCCGCCGCCGAACGCGAAGGCCTGGCCCTGGACGGCCTGTCCGTCTTCCGCCACCCCGACACCGACTCCCCCGTCCGCGACGGCCTGGTGGTCGGCTACGCCACGCCCCCGGACCACGCGTACCCGGCAGCCGTGACGGCCCTGTGCCGAGCCCTGACGGCGGCAACGGGATAA
- a CDS encoding SAM-dependent methyltransferase, with the protein MTENAESRLWSTDPEGAPAPAGIDVTVPSVARVYDFLIGGKDNYAADREVARKLIAVAPDLARDAGAHRRILHRGVRFLVEQGVRQFLDIGSGLPTAQNTHQVAQAVAADSTVVYVDNDPIVLAHGRALLAENERTTVITADLREPGSILKNPEVLRLIDFDRPVALMLLGVIHHINDDEDPAGLLRAYLDALPSGSWLFLTHFLRSGPESEQMERVMQGSHKSGRFRERAEIAAYLDGLEPADPGLVYVDLWRPEEPVDEAALTVTQRLVLGAVARKP; encoded by the coding sequence ATGACCGAGAACGCGGAATCCCGACTGTGGTCGACCGACCCGGAGGGCGCGCCCGCGCCGGCCGGCATCGACGTCACCGTGCCCAGCGTCGCCCGCGTCTACGACTTCCTGATCGGCGGCAAGGACAACTACGCCGCCGACCGCGAGGTGGCCCGAAAGCTGATCGCGGTGGCGCCCGACCTCGCGCGCGACGCCGGCGCGCATCGGCGCATCCTGCACCGGGGCGTGCGCTTCCTGGTCGAGCAGGGTGTCCGGCAGTTCCTCGACATCGGGTCCGGGCTGCCGACCGCGCAGAACACCCATCAGGTCGCCCAGGCGGTGGCGGCGGACAGCACCGTGGTCTACGTCGACAACGACCCCATCGTGCTCGCGCACGGGCGTGCGCTGCTGGCCGAGAACGAGCGGACCACCGTGATCACGGCCGACCTGCGCGAGCCCGGGTCGATCCTGAAGAACCCCGAGGTGTTGCGCCTGATCGACTTCGACCGGCCGGTCGCGCTGATGTTGCTGGGCGTCATCCACCACATCAACGACGACGAGGACCCGGCCGGCCTGCTGCGCGCCTACCTCGACGCGCTGCCGTCCGGGAGTTGGCTGTTCCTGACCCACTTCCTGCGCAGCGGTCCGGAGTCGGAGCAGATGGAGCGGGTCATGCAGGGCTCGCACAAGAGCGGCCGGTTCCGCGAGCGCGCGGAGATCGCCGCCTACCTCGACGGCCTGGAGCCGGCCGATCCGGGGCTGGTGTACGTCGACCTGTGGCGCCCGGAGGAGCCCGTCGACGAGGCCGCCCTCACGGTGACCCAGCGCCTGGTCCTCGGCGCCGTCGCCCGCAAGCCGTAG
- a CDS encoding RNA polymerase sigma factor: MTPSSSSTLPNRIAESESLVALIERGRAEGSITGEDIRRAFETDAIPATQWKSILRSLNEVLDEAGVTLTVNPVKETQRRDVATSRRSVKKTLSTRSTRVKNTETLPAQVTPAATESGESVVESAPKPKKAAAKKKTAAKKTTSAATTTTETTPVEPSVPKDGDEALVEEDLFDEPGDAVAPEVGPSGFVLTTDEDDAPQQQVTTPGATADPVKDYLRLIGKVSLLNAEQEVSIAKRIEAGLFALEKLDTEPGLTPQFRHELELVAEDGKRAKNHLLEANLRLVVSLAKRYTGRGMLFLDLIQEGNVGLIRAVEKFDYTKGFKFSTYATWWIRQAITRAMADQARTIRIPVHMVEVINKLARVQRQMLQDLGREPTPEELAKELDMTPEKVVEVQKYGREPISLHTPLGEEGDSEFGDLIEDTEAIRPADAVSFTLLQEQLHSVLDTLAEREAGVISMRFGLTDGQPKTLDEIGKVYGVTRERIRQIESKTMSKLRHPSRSQVLRDYLD; encoded by the coding sequence GTGACCCCGAGCTCGTCCAGCACGCTTCCCAACAGAATCGCCGAATCGGAATCTCTGGTGGCGCTCATCGAGCGCGGCCGTGCCGAAGGATCGATTACCGGCGAGGACATACGCCGAGCCTTCGAAACGGATGCCATCCCTGCGACGCAGTGGAAGAGCATCCTCCGTAGCCTCAACGAGGTTCTTGACGAGGCGGGTGTGACGTTGACCGTCAACCCGGTCAAAGAGACCCAGCGGAGAGACGTAGCCACATCTCGGCGATCTGTCAAGAAGACGCTATCCACGCGCTCAACCCGTGTCAAGAACACAGAGACCTTGCCCGCGCAAGTCACGCCCGCGGCAACGGAATCGGGAGAGTCCGTCGTGGAATCTGCTCCGAAGCCGAAGAAGGCCGCAGCCAAGAAGAAGACCGCGGCCAAGAAGACGACGTCCGCCGCCACCACCACCACCGAGACGACCCCCGTCGAGCCGAGTGTCCCCAAGGACGGCGACGAGGCGTTGGTCGAAGAGGACCTGTTCGACGAGCCCGGCGACGCCGTGGCCCCCGAGGTCGGGCCCAGCGGTTTCGTTCTCACCACCGACGAGGACGACGCCCCGCAGCAGCAGGTCACCACGCCGGGTGCCACCGCGGACCCGGTCAAGGACTACCTGCGGCTGATCGGCAAGGTCTCGCTGCTCAACGCCGAGCAGGAGGTGTCGATCGCCAAGCGCATCGAGGCCGGCCTGTTCGCGCTGGAGAAGCTGGACACCGAGCCCGGCCTGACCCCGCAGTTCCGGCACGAGCTCGAACTCGTCGCCGAGGACGGCAAGCGGGCCAAGAACCACCTTTTGGAGGCCAACCTCCGCCTGGTGGTCTCGCTGGCCAAGCGCTACACCGGCCGCGGCATGCTCTTCCTGGACCTGATCCAGGAGGGCAACGTCGGTCTCATTCGCGCGGTCGAGAAGTTCGACTACACGAAGGGCTTCAAGTTCTCCACCTACGCCACGTGGTGGATCCGGCAGGCGATCACCCGGGCCATGGCCGACCAGGCGCGGACCATCCGCATCCCGGTCCACATGGTCGAGGTGATCAACAAGCTCGCCCGCGTGCAGCGCCAGATGCTCCAGGACCTGGGCCGCGAGCCCACCCCGGAGGAACTGGCCAAGGAACTCGACATGACCCCCGAGAAGGTCGTCGAGGTCCAGAAGTACGGTCGCGAGCCGATCTCGCTGCACACCCCCCTCGGCGAGGAGGGCGACAGCGAATTCGGCGACCTGATCGAGGACACCGAGGCGATCCGGCCGGCCGACGCGGTCAGCTTCACCCTGCTCCAGGAGCAACTGCACTCGGTCCTGGACACCCTCGCCGAGCGCGAGGCCGGGGTGATCTCGATGCGCTTCGGGCTCACCGACGGTCAGCCCAAGACGCTCGACGAGATCGGCAAGGTCTACGGCGTGACGCGCGAGCGCATCCGGCAGATCGAGTCGAAGACGATGTCCAAGCTGCGCCACCCGTCCCGCTCCCAGGTGCTGCGCGACTACCTGGACTAG